In the genome of Altererythrobacter sp. TH136, one region contains:
- the infB gene encoding translation initiation factor IF-2, with product MSDSNDTPRERKPLGLKRSVDAGEVKQTFSHGRTNKVVVEVKRRRLVGKPGEAAPPPPPVEAAPPPPPPPPPPPAPAARKAAPSGETPQERVARLQREAEEARLATLAQQTEREAEERARAIEEERRRAEAKREAETAAAQEPAPAPAPDAAPAAAPETAAAPTGEGAAEVAGEAAAEGSAEGSGDAASTAAPAARRFTPVARPEIKRPEKKKEEKRPVAAPERGGGGAGDRRSGKLTVTRALNEDEGRRARSLAALKRAREKERRTHGGPSTPREKQVRDVVVPEAITVQELANRMAEKGADLVKALFNMGMMVTVNQTIDQDTAELLVEEFGHNLTRVSASDVDIDASEDADPEDTLQPRPPVVTIMGHVDHGKTSLLDALRGTDVVKGEAGGITQHIGAYQITTKGQKGQPGEKITFLDTPGHAAFTEMRARGANVTDIVILVVAGDDAIMPQTIEAISHTKAAGVPMIVAITKSDRPEYNPQKIRERLLEHEVIVEAMSGDVQDVEVSAKTGAGLDDLIAKILLQAELLELKANPDRAAEATVIEAQLDKGRGPVATVLVTRGTLKRGDTFVVGTESGRVRALVDDKGKQVKEAGPSVPVEVLGLGGVPDAGEQMTVVENEQRAREVAQYRQERATEKRTALAPTNFDTMFSNLKSDVVEYPVVVKADVKGSVEAIVTALHAISNDDIKVRVLHAGVGAITESDVQLAAASKAPIIGFNVRPNPKARLLVTRDRVEMKYFDVIYHLTEEISKEMAGVLGPLRIENVLGRAEVKEVFKSGKKDKAAGLLVVEGSIRKGLHARLTRADVIVSATTIASLRRFKDDVDEVRGGLECGVVLADTNDIKPGDQLEVFEVEERERIL from the coding sequence ATGAGCGACAGCAACGACACTCCGCGCGAACGCAAGCCATTGGGGCTGAAGCGTTCGGTCGACGCGGGCGAGGTCAAGCAGACCTTCAGCCACGGCCGCACCAACAAGGTGGTGGTCGAGGTCAAGCGTCGCCGCCTGGTGGGCAAGCCGGGGGAGGCCGCTCCGCCGCCGCCGCCGGTCGAGGCTGCGCCTCCGCCGCCGCCGCCGCCACCCCCTCCGCCGGCGCCCGCCGCGCGCAAGGCCGCGCCGTCGGGCGAAACCCCGCAGGAGCGAGTCGCTCGCCTGCAGCGCGAGGCCGAAGAAGCGCGCCTCGCCACCCTGGCCCAGCAAACCGAGCGTGAGGCCGAAGAACGCGCCCGCGCGATCGAGGAAGAACGCCGCCGCGCCGAAGCCAAGCGCGAGGCCGAGACCGCCGCCGCGCAGGAACCCGCGCCGGCGCCTGCGCCTGACGCCGCTCCGGCCGCCGCACCCGAAACCGCCGCCGCTCCCACGGGCGAAGGTGCCGCAGAAGTTGCGGGTGAAGCCGCTGCTGAAGGGTCAGCCGAAGGTTCGGGCGATGCCGCCAGCACCGCCGCGCCCGCCGCGCGCCGGTTCACCCCGGTTGCCCGTCCCGAGATCAAGCGCCCCGAGAAGAAGAAAGAGGAGAAGCGCCCTGTCGCGGCTCCGGAACGTGGCGGCGGCGGTGCCGGCGATCGCCGCTCGGGCAAGCTGACCGTCACCCGCGCGCTCAATGAGGACGAAGGGCGCCGGGCGCGCTCGCTCGCCGCGCTGAAGCGCGCCCGCGAAAAGGAACGCCGCACGCACGGCGGCCCGTCGACTCCGCGCGAAAAGCAGGTGCGCGACGTGGTCGTGCCCGAAGCGATCACCGTGCAGGAACTCGCCAACCGGATGGCCGAAAAGGGCGCCGACCTGGTGAAGGCGCTGTTCAACATGGGCATGATGGTCACCGTCAACCAGACGATCGACCAGGACACCGCCGAACTGCTGGTCGAGGAATTCGGTCACAACCTGACCCGCGTTTCGGCGAGCGATGTCGACATCGACGCCAGCGAGGACGCCGATCCCGAAGACACGCTGCAGCCGCGCCCGCCGGTGGTGACGATCATGGGCCACGTCGATCACGGCAAGACCTCGCTGCTCGACGCGCTGCGCGGAACCGACGTGGTGAAGGGGGAAGCCGGCGGCATCACCCAGCACATCGGCGCCTACCAGATCACCACCAAGGGTCAGAAGGGTCAGCCGGGCGAGAAGATCACCTTCCTCGACACCCCGGGCCACGCCGCGTTCACCGAAATGCGCGCGCGCGGCGCGAACGTGACCGACATCGTCATCCTGGTGGTGGCGGGCGACGACGCGATCATGCCGCAGACGATCGAGGCGATCAGCCACACCAAGGCGGCCGGCGTGCCGATGATCGTGGCGATCACCAAGTCCGACCGTCCCGAATACAACCCGCAGAAGATTCGCGAGCGCCTGCTTGAGCACGAAGTCATCGTCGAGGCGATGAGCGGCGACGTGCAGGACGTGGAAGTCTCGGCCAAGACCGGTGCCGGGCTCGACGACCTGATCGCCAAGATCCTGCTCCAGGCCGAACTGCTCGAACTGAAGGCCAACCCCGATCGCGCGGCGGAAGCGACCGTGATCGAGGCGCAGCTCGACAAGGGCCGCGGTCCGGTCGCGACGGTGCTGGTCACCCGCGGCACGCTGAAGCGGGGCGACACCTTCGTGGTGGGCACCGAAAGCGGCCGGGTGCGCGCGCTGGTCGACGACAAGGGCAAGCAGGTCAAGGAAGCGGGCCCGTCGGTCCCGGTCGAGGTCCTCGGCCTGGGCGGCGTGCCCGACGCCGGCGAGCAGATGACCGTGGTCGAGAACGAGCAGCGCGCCCGCGAAGTCGCGCAGTACCGCCAGGAACGCGCGACCGAAAAGCGCACCGCGCTCGCCCCGACCAACTTCGACACGATGTTCTCCAACCTGAAGAGCGACGTGGTCGAATACCCGGTGGTGGTGAAGGCCGACGTGAAGGGTTCGGTCGAGGCGATCGTCACGGCGCTGCACGCGATCTCGAACGACGACATCAAGGTCCGCGTGCTGCACGCGGGCGTGGGTGCCATCACCGAGAGCGACGTCCAGCTGGCCGCCGCTTCCAAGGCACCGATCATCGGCTTCAACGTGCGGCCCAATCCCAAGGCGCGCCTGCTGGTCACGCGCGACCGGGTGGAGATGAAATACTTCGACGTCATCTATCACCTGACCGAGGAGATCTCGAAAGAGATGGCCGGCGTGCTGGGTCCCCTGCGGATCGAGAACGTGCTGGGCCGGGCCGAGGTCAAGGAAGTGTTCAAGTCGGGCAAGAAGGACAAGGCCGCCGGCCTGCTGGTGGTCGAGGGTTCGATCCGCAAGGGTCTCCACGCCCGGCTCACCCGCGCCGACGTCATCGTTTCCGCGACCACCATCGCCTCGCTGCGGCGGTTCAAGGACGACGTCGACGAAGTCCGCGGCGGGCTGGAATGCGGCGTGGTGCTAGCCGACACCAACGACATCAAGCCGGGCGACCAGCTCGAGGTGTTCGAGGTCGAGGAGCGGGAACGCATCCTCTAG
- a CDS encoding DUF1697 domain-containing protein: protein MERYVALLGSINVGGNRLLMADLRHALEREEFEDVETVVASGNVLFRHEERPSHGLADKFAYVLRDRFDIDSFAAVRTRDELAAAIDGNPFHGVGEDNLVHTLFLERQPSAQQFADLIDTYAGRGPEKLAPGTCALHVDYMTGVGTSKLTGAFIERKLGSRATARNMRSLKRILAKMDGATMDAETMDQAD, encoded by the coding sequence ATGGAACGCTACGTCGCCCTGCTCGGGTCGATCAACGTCGGGGGCAACCGGCTGCTGATGGCGGACCTGCGCCACGCGCTCGAGCGCGAGGAGTTCGAGGACGTGGAGACGGTCGTCGCCAGCGGCAACGTGCTGTTCCGGCACGAGGAGCGCCCGTCGCATGGCCTGGCGGACAAGTTCGCCTACGTGCTGCGCGACCGGTTCGACATCGACAGCTTCGCCGCGGTCCGCACCCGCGACGAATTGGCGGCGGCGATCGACGGCAATCCGTTCCACGGGGTGGGGGAGGATAACCTCGTCCACACGCTGTTCCTGGAACGGCAGCCGAGCGCGCAGCAGTTCGCCGACCTGATCGACACCTACGCCGGCCGTGGTCCCGAAAAGCTCGCCCCGGGCACCTGCGCGCTGCACGTCGATTACATGACCGGCGTGGGGACCAGCAAGCTGACCGGCGCCTTCATCGAACGCAAGCTCGGCAGCCGCGCGACGGCACGCAACATGCGCTCGCTGAAGCGCATCCTGGCGAAAATGGACGGGGCGACGATGGACGCGGAAACGATGGATCAGGCAGACTGA
- the rbfA gene encoding 30S ribosome-binding factor RbfA → MAHKAATPEQQSVRVLKVGERVRHILSELLARGEVHDDVLTAHSVSVTEVRMTPDLRNAAAYVKPLLGKDEAIVLKALRTNTAFFQREVAKRLGLKFAPRLSFKPDESFDEAERIERLLNDPKVARDLGEPDED, encoded by the coding sequence ATGGCGCACAAGGCGGCCACTCCCGAACAGCAATCGGTCCGCGTCCTCAAGGTGGGCGAGCGGGTGCGCCACATCCTGTCCGAACTGCTCGCGCGGGGCGAGGTGCACGACGACGTGCTGACAGCGCACTCGGTCTCGGTCACCGAAGTGCGGATGACCCCCGACCTGCGCAACGCCGCCGCTTACGTGAAGCCGCTGTTGGGCAAGGACGAGGCGATCGTGCTGAAAGCGCTGCGGACAAACACCGCGTTCTTCCAGCGCGAGGTGGCGAAGCGCCTGGGCCTCAAGTTCGCGCCCCGCCTGTCGTTCAAGCCCGACGAAAGCTTCGACGAGGCTGAGCGGATCGAGCGCTTGCTCAACGATCCCAAGGTCGCGCGCGACCTTGGCGAGCCGGACGAAGACTGA
- a CDS encoding DUF4126 domain-containing protein codes for MLRSFLIGLVAGQRGITPLAVTAAGARQGTLPASAPLQRLIGNRYVAGGSVALAAAEMAGDKMKSAPDRVVPAGLFVRTLTSAYAGAAMAPRGQRAAGAAVAAVTALGASYIGWRLRCAAMKRWGQTRTGFVEDALVLGSGLAIALSGPDRR; via the coding sequence ATGCTTCGTTCGTTTCTCATCGGGCTGGTCGCTGGCCAGCGCGGGATCACGCCGCTGGCGGTGACCGCCGCCGGCGCGCGGCAAGGCACCCTGCCCGCTTCGGCGCCGTTGCAGCGCCTGATCGGCAATCGCTATGTCGCGGGCGGCAGCGTGGCGCTCGCGGCGGCGGAGATGGCGGGCGACAAGATGAAGAGCGCGCCCGACCGCGTCGTCCCGGCCGGCCTGTTCGTGCGCACGCTGACCAGCGCCTATGCCGGGGCGGCCATGGCGCCAAGGGGGCAGCGGGCCGCCGGGGCGGCGGTGGCGGCGGTCACCGCGCTGGGTGCGTCGTACATCGGCTGGCGGCTGCGCTGTGCGGCGATGAAGCGGTGGGGCCAGACCCGCACCGGCTTTGTCGAAGATGCGCTGGTGCTTGGCAGCGGGCTGGCCATCGCGCTCAGCGGACCGGATCGCCGCTGA
- a CDS encoding thymidine kinase has product MAKLYFYYASMNAGKSSTLLQAAFNYGERDMRVSLWTAALDDRPGFGAISSRIGLASDAHRFTGDTDIEARVLADAYEAAIACVLVDEAQFLTKAQVWQLARLADSADIPVVCYGLRTDFQGELFAGSAALLGIADALIELKGVCHCGRKATMNLRVDERGKAVREGEQTEVGGNERYVALCRRHFCAALGHPT; this is encoded by the coding sequence ATGGCCAAGCTGTATTTCTACTACGCCAGCATGAACGCGGGGAAGAGCTCGACCCTGCTGCAGGCAGCCTTCAACTATGGCGAGCGCGACATGCGGGTGTCGCTGTGGACCGCCGCGCTCGACGATCGGCCCGGTTTCGGCGCGATCAGCAGCCGCATCGGGCTGGCCAGCGATGCCCATCGGTTCACCGGCGACACCGATATCGAAGCCCGCGTGCTGGCCGATGCCTACGAGGCGGCAATCGCCTGCGTGCTGGTGGACGAGGCGCAGTTCCTGACCAAGGCGCAGGTGTGGCAGCTCGCGCGCCTCGCCGACAGCGCGGACATCCCGGTCGTCTGCTATGGCCTGCGCACCGATTTCCAGGGAGAGCTGTTCGCCGGCTCCGCCGCCCTGCTGGGCATCGCCGATGCCCTGATCGAACTGAAGGGCGTGTGCCACTGCGGACGCAAGGCGACGATGAACCTGCGCGTCGACGAGCGGGGCAAGGCGGTGCGCGAAGGCGAGCAGACCGAGGTCGGCGGCAACGAGCGCTATGTGGCATTGTGTCGCAGGCACTTCTGCGCGGCGCTGGGACACCCCACATGA
- a CDS encoding site-2 protease family protein: protein MSETLQLALLLIPCLIVAIVFHEVAHGWAALALGDPTAKEARRLSLNPILHVDPIGTLLVPGAMALIGGPIFGWAKPVPVNFARLDNPRLGMMLVAAAGPGTNILLGALGAIALGLYAGAIAVPTEANEFVIGGLLLFITINVFLALFNLLPIPPFDGSHIVEGLLPRSLAHHYAKLRNLGMLLFIALIAATWAFPEAGIIENTVGPPVEWVRGQFLTLAGWVAGA, encoded by the coding sequence ATGTCTGAAACCCTTCAACTCGCCCTGCTGCTGATACCCTGCCTGATCGTCGCCATCGTGTTTCACGAAGTGGCGCACGGCTGGGCGGCGCTGGCGCTGGGCGATCCCACCGCGAAGGAAGCGCGGCGGCTGAGCCTCAACCCCATTCTCCACGTCGATCCCATCGGCACGCTGCTGGTGCCGGGCGCGATGGCGCTGATCGGCGGGCCGATCTTCGGCTGGGCCAAGCCGGTGCCGGTCAACTTCGCCCGGCTGGACAACCCGCGGCTAGGCATGATGCTGGTCGCCGCCGCGGGACCCGGGACCAACATCCTGCTGGGCGCGCTCGGCGCGATCGCGCTCGGTCTGTATGCTGGCGCGATCGCCGTGCCGACCGAGGCGAATGAGTTTGTGATCGGCGGGCTGCTCCTATTCATCACGATCAACGTATTCCTCGCGCTGTTCAACCTGCTGCCGATCCCGCCGTTCGACGGCTCCCACATCGTCGAGGGGCTGCTGCCGCGCAGCCTGGCGCATCACTATGCCAAGCTGCGCAACTTGGGGATGCTGCTGTTCATCGCGCTGATCGCGGCGACCTGGGCGTTCCCTGAGGCCGGGATCATCGAGAACACCGTCGGCCCCCCGGTCGAATGGGTGCGGGGGCAGTTCCTGACCCTGGCGGGCTGGGTGGCGGGTGCCTGA
- the truB gene encoding tRNA pseudouridine(55) synthase TruB, with the protein MPDQPLAAVSGWLILDKPRGLGSTQGVAAVKRVLRQAGYGKVKIGHGGTLDPLAEGVLPIALGEATKLAGRMLDASKVYEFTIAFGEETDTLDTEGAVVARSDRLPTAEEVEAVLPRFTGPIEQVPPAYSALKVGGRRAYDLARAGEEVELAMRSVTVFDLGAIDAAQAGRITLRAHVSKGTYIRSLARDIARALGTVGHVTYLRRTQAGPFGQAQAISLDLLNEIGNGARLEDHLLPLEAGLDGIPAHDLDRTSAQAARQGRVLFDQALPDGLFLARYAGVPVALMETRGGTTTVVRGFNLPDAAKDEDL; encoded by the coding sequence GTGCCTGACCAGCCGCTTGCCGCGGTATCGGGCTGGCTGATCCTCGACAAGCCGCGCGGGCTCGGCTCCACGCAAGGGGTCGCGGCGGTCAAGCGGGTGCTGCGGCAGGCCGGGTACGGCAAGGTCAAGATCGGCCACGGCGGCACGCTCGACCCGCTGGCCGAAGGCGTGCTTCCGATCGCGCTGGGGGAGGCGACCAAGCTCGCCGGGCGGATGCTCGATGCGAGCAAGGTGTACGAGTTCACGATTGCCTTCGGCGAGGAAACCGACACGCTCGACACCGAGGGCGCGGTGGTCGCCCGCTCCGACCGGCTGCCGACCGCGGAAGAGGTCGAAGCGGTGCTGCCGCGCTTCACCGGCCCGATCGAGCAGGTTCCGCCGGCTTATTCGGCGCTGAAAGTCGGCGGGCGGCGGGCCTACGACCTCGCCCGGGCGGGCGAGGAGGTGGAACTGGCGATGCGGTCCGTGACCGTGTTCGACCTCGGGGCGATCGACGCGGCGCAGGCGGGCCGGATCACCCTGCGTGCTCACGTCAGCAAGGGTACGTACATCCGCTCCCTGGCACGGGACATCGCACGCGCGCTGGGGACGGTCGGCCACGTGACCTATCTCAGGCGCACGCAGGCGGGTCCGTTCGGGCAGGCGCAGGCGATTTCGCTGGACTTGCTGAACGAAATCGGCAACGGCGCGCGCCTTGAAGACCACCTCCTGCCGCTGGAGGCTGGGCTGGACGGTATCCCGGCCCATGACCTCGATCGAACAAGCGCGCAGGCGGCCCGACAGGGCCGGGTCTTGTTCGATCAAGCCTTGCCCGACGGGCTGTTCCTAGCGCGATACGCCGGCGTGCCGGTCGCGTTGATGGAAACCCGCGGGGGGACGACGACCGTCGTCCGCGGCTTCAACCTCCCCGATGCCGCGAAAGATGAAGACTTATGA
- the rpsO gene encoding 30S ribosomal protein S15 — protein sequence MTITAEKKQEVIKDNARQDGDTGSPEVQVAILTERIRNLTDHFKGHHKDNHSRRGLLMMVNKRRTLLAYLKKIDVERYNALIAKLGLRK from the coding sequence ATGACGATTACCGCCGAAAAGAAGCAAGAGGTCATCAAGGATAACGCCCGTCAAGACGGCGATACCGGATCTCCCGAAGTGCAGGTCGCGATCCTCACCGAGCGTATCCGCAACCTCACCGACCACTTCAAGGGCCACCACAAGGACAACCATTCGCGGCGCGGGCTGCTGATGATGGTCAACAAGCGCCGCACGCTGCTCGCCTATCTCAAGAAGATCGACGTCGAGCGGTACAATGCGCTGATCGCGAAGCTCGGGCTTCGCAAGTAA
- the pnp gene encoding polyribonucleotide nucleotidyltransferase produces the protein MFDTKTVSMEWGGKTLTLETGRIARQADGAVLATYGETVVLCAVTAAKSVKEGQDFFPLTVHYQEKFFAAGRIPGGFFKRERGATEKETLTSRLIDRPVRPLFPEGFYNEINVIAQVLSFDGEVEPDIVAMIAASAALTISGVPFMGPIGAARVGYVDGEYTLNPRQPEAAAGALDLVVAATGNAVMMVESEAKELSEEVMLGAVLFAHDEIKKVVGLICDLAEQAAKDPWAVDKVEGKAETLEELRSVIGEDLAAAYKLTNKSERQNAINAARTKAREHFAHLEAGDPAGYMGRIKLVKSLESDIVRKAILKDGTRIDGRKTDQVRPIESMVHILPRAHGSALFTRGETQAICTATLGTKDSEQMIDGLEGLSYSNFMLHYNFPPYSVGEVGRFGAPSRRDTGHGKLAWRALRAVLPAKEEFPYTIRVVSDITESNGSSSMATVCGGSLALMDAGVPITRPVSGIAMGLILEGDEFTVLSDILGDEDHLGDMDFKVAGTSEGITTMQMDIKVAGITREIFEAALGQAKAGRAHILGEMQKALGEARTELSAHAPRIETMQIDKSKIRDIIGTGGKVIREIVAETGAKVDIDDEGLIKISSSDLSQIEAARKWISGIVEEAEVGKIYDGKVVNIVDFGAFVNFMGGKDGLVHVSEMKNERVEKPTDVVSEGQEVKVKVLEIDQRGKVRLSMRVVDQETGAELEDTRPPREPREPRSGGGDRGGDRRGPRSGGGDRGGRGGGDRGPRRDGGGDRGPRRDRDDRPSNGGGESHIPDFLKD, from the coding sequence ATGTTCGACACCAAGACTGTATCGATGGAGTGGGGCGGCAAGACCCTCACCCTGGAAACCGGGCGTATCGCCCGCCAGGCCGATGGCGCGGTTCTCGCCACCTATGGCGAAACCGTGGTGCTGTGCGCCGTGACCGCCGCCAAGTCGGTCAAGGAGGGGCAGGACTTCTTCCCCCTCACCGTCCACTATCAGGAAAAGTTCTTCGCCGCCGGGCGCATTCCGGGCGGCTTCTTCAAGCGTGAGCGCGGGGCGACCGAAAAGGAAACGCTGACCAGCCGCCTGATCGACCGTCCGGTCCGCCCGCTGTTCCCCGAAGGGTTCTACAACGAGATCAACGTCATCGCCCAGGTGCTGAGCTTCGACGGCGAGGTCGAGCCCGACATCGTCGCGATGATCGCCGCCTCGGCCGCGCTGACCATTTCGGGCGTGCCGTTCATGGGCCCGATCGGCGCCGCGCGCGTCGGTTATGTCGACGGTGAATACACCCTCAACCCGCGCCAGCCCGAAGCGGCCGCCGGCGCGCTCGACCTGGTCGTGGCCGCCACCGGCAACGCGGTGATGATGGTCGAATCCGAAGCAAAGGAGCTGTCGGAAGAGGTCATGCTCGGCGCGGTGCTGTTCGCGCACGACGAGATCAAGAAGGTCGTCGGCCTGATCTGCGACCTTGCTGAACAGGCTGCCAAGGATCCCTGGGCGGTCGACAAGGTCGAAGGCAAGGCCGAGACGCTGGAAGAGCTGCGCTCGGTCATCGGCGAAGACCTCGCCGCCGCCTACAAGCTGACCAACAAGTCGGAACGGCAGAACGCCATCAACGCAGCCCGCACCAAGGCGCGCGAGCACTTCGCGCACCTCGAAGCAGGCGATCCGGCCGGATACATGGGCCGCATCAAGCTGGTGAAGAGCCTGGAAAGCGACATCGTCCGCAAGGCGATCCTCAAGGACGGCACCCGCATCGACGGGCGCAAGACCGACCAGGTCCGCCCGATCGAATCGATGGTCCACATCCTGCCCCGCGCGCACGGCTCGGCACTGTTCACCCGCGGCGAGACGCAGGCGATCTGCACCGCGACCCTGGGCACAAAGGACAGCGAGCAGATGATCGACGGGCTGGAGGGTCTCTCCTACTCGAACTTCATGCTGCACTATAACTTCCCGCCCTATTCGGTCGGTGAAGTGGGCCGTTTCGGCGCCCCCTCGCGCCGCGATACCGGCCACGGCAAGCTCGCCTGGCGGGCGCTGCGGGCGGTGCTGCCGGCGAAGGAAGAGTTCCCCTACACGATCCGCGTGGTGTCCGACATCACCGAGTCCAACGGATCTTCGTCGATGGCGACGGTCTGCGGCGGCAGCCTCGCTCTGATGGACGCCGGCGTGCCGATCACGCGCCCGGTTTCGGGCATCGCGATGGGCCTGATCCTGGAAGGTGACGAGTTCACCGTGCTCAGCGACATCCTCGGCGACGAGGATCACCTGGGCGACATGGACTTCAAGGTCGCCGGCACGTCCGAAGGCATCACCACGATGCAGATGGACATCAAGGTCGCCGGGATCACTCGCGAGATCTTCGAGGCGGCGCTGGGCCAGGCCAAGGCCGGCCGCGCGCACATCCTGGGCGAGATGCAGAAGGCGCTGGGCGAAGCCCGCACCGAGCTGTCGGCGCACGCGCCGCGCATCGAGACGATGCAGATCGACAAGTCGAAGATCCGCGACATCATCGGCACCGGCGGCAAGGTGATCCGCGAGATCGTCGCTGAAACCGGCGCCAAGGTCGACATCGACGACGAGGGCCTGATCAAGATCAGCTCGAGCGACCTCAGCCAGATCGAGGCCGCGCGCAAGTGGATCTCGGGCATCGTGGAAGAGGCCGAAGTCGGCAAGATCTACGACGGCAAGGTCGTCAACATCGTCGATTTCGGCGCGTTCGTGAACTTCATGGGCGGCAAGGACGGTCTGGTCCATGTCAGCGAAATGAAGAACGAGCGGGTGGAGAAGCCGACCGATGTCGTCTCCGAAGGCCAGGAAGTGAAGGTCAAGGTCCTCGAGATCGACCAGCGCGGCAAGGTTCGCTTGTCGATGCGCGTCGTCGACCAGGAAACCGGCGCCGAGCTGGAGGACACCCGTCCGCCGCGCGAACCGCGTGAGCCCCGTTCGGGCGGCGGTGACCGTGGCGGCGATCGTCGCGGACCCCGCAGTGGCGGTGGTGACCGCGGCGGACGCGGCGGCGGCGATCGCGGCCCGCGCCGTGACGGCGGCGGCGACCGGGGACCCCGGCGCGACCGCGACGACCGTCCTTCGAACGGCGGCGGCGAGAGCCACATCCCGGACTTCCTCAAGGACTGA